The DNA window CTCAGTCGCTATGAAGAACATTTGCGGTTCAAAGCCCTTATTGGGCAGATACCCGCCATTTCATCGGAAGAGATGGAATCTCGCATCAAGGAAAAAGCGGCAGAAATTCAGGACGAGTTTTACTGGCGCAGTTCCGATTCCATCAAAAACATCTTTGCCGACTTTCTATCCGTCCTCGTCTTTGCTTTTGTCCTCGTTCGCAGCAAGGCAGAAATTGCTGTTCTCAAATCCTTCATTGATGAATTGATTTATGGACTAAGCGACAGTGCCAAAGCTTTCATTATTATCCTATTCACCGATACCTTCGTTGGATTTCACTCTCCCCACGGTTGGGAAATTATTCTGGAGGGCATCTCTCGACACTTTGGGCTACCCGCCAGTCGAGACTTCATTTTCTTATTTATTGCTACATTTCCCGTGATCTTAGATACGGTTTTCAAGTACTGGATTTTCCGATATCTCAACCGTATCTCGCCTTCAGCCGTGGCCACCTACAAGAATATGAACGAATAGCCGCGATCGCTCCCCCATCATTTGCCTCTATCTAACTTTCTCCATCGGACTTTGTTTAACCCTACTTGTTCATGACCTCTGCATCCCCATCCTACGCCCTGGCCATTCATACCTCTAGTCCTGATCTAGGCTTAGCCATGGCATCTCTCGCAGATCTATCTAGCTCTGATCAATCCAGTTCAGACCTATCCAGTTCAGACCTATCCAGTTCCGATCGATCTGGCTCTGATTTATCTCACTATGATCGATCTCATGCCGATCTGTTTGGCGATCGCCGCTCTCAAGTCTGGCCCCTTGGACGAGAGATTTCCAGCCAGCTCCACCTTTATCTCCAGGACTTTTTGCAGCCTCACACTTGGTCAGATTTGGCCTATCTTGCTGTTGCCATTGGCCCCGGTAGCTTCACCGGCACCCGCATCGGCGTGGTCACCGCCCGCACCCTGGCCCAGCAGCTCAAGATTCCTCTCTTCGGCATTTCCAGCCTAGGAGCGATCGCTTGGCAAGCGGCTGCACCCATGTATCACACCGATCCAGATCGACCTATCCAGATCGCTGTTCACATGGCTGCCCAGCGTCAATCCGTCCACGGCGCAATCTACAGGATGCAGCGATCGCCCCAGGATGGCCAAGCCACCCTCGTTGCCCTAGTGCCCGATGCTGTCTTTTCTCAAGAGGGCTGGCAAGCCTGCCTCGCCGCCCATCCCAAACCCGACCATTGGGTCGAAGCGATCGATGGACTAGGGGAGTCCGTAGTATCAATCTTGACCTTGGCGCACTTAGCATGGCAACAAGGTCATCGCCCTGACTGGTCATCGGTTCTACCCACCTATGGGCAAAGCCCAGTCTAGCTATCTCAGTCTAGATGCGCCCAGTTTATGAAACATTTATACAACCCCTCCGGGATTTGAACGCCGTCAGCGAAGAACTAGGTGAACTCTAACCTTATCTTGCAAAAAACGGAGACATCCTCATGGTTCATCATGCAACGGATCGGTGTTGGTTGCTGGGCATTTCTTTCGCCCTCAGTGCAGGGTTAGCAGCCTGTGGTTCAACCTCTGCGCCCTCTTCCTCCGCCGTCACAACGGTGGCGATCCCCAATGATACCGAGGAAGTCTCGCAGGATGACACGTCAGAAACACCGGAGCTAACCATGCGATTAACCGCCCCCGCCTGTGAGCAACTGGTTAAGCATTGGGACAACGGCGATATTGAAGCGGCCTTGCTGCTAACGGATGACCTGATCGCCACCCATGAGGCGATCGCTGCCCCCGTTGATGTGGCTACTCAATGTTCCGAAGTTCTGGGAGAAGCAACCTCTATGGCGCTGGTGGATGTGTCCGTTATCTTAGATGAACAAGAAAGTGCTGGCAGCGTTAGCGATCGCGTCTTAGATCGCTTTACCCAGGGTGAATGCTGGCTGCTCTCCGGTGCCTACAACACCAATGCCCTCGTGGGCGATATTTTTAAGGATGACCTAGCGACGGATAATATTGTCGGGCAACATTGTGCTGGGTTCCTCGCCACTGATCCCAACAACCCGGCCATAACGGCCCTATTGGGAGCGATCGCTGCTGAAACTAACCTCTCCAGCCAAGACTGCTGGCTTTTGCGCGGAGCCTACGATGCAGAGATTCCCCAAGTGAAAGAAGCGATCGGTGATTCTCCCCTCACAAACCCCAGCCTGCAGTCATCCTGCACTGCCGAATTTAAGGGATAGCGCTCTGGAATCAGACTCTCCTCCCCATCTTTATCAAAACTTATTCAATTCATCCGAGAAGTTCACCCAATTGATCTATACAAACCCTAGAGACTTTGCTAAATTATGATTCCGGACTAATTGTCAGGTCGCCACAGAATTCTGTATCGTATGTAACAGAATTTTAAGTTTTTGTCCCAACAGGATACTTGAGTCCGGAATGGTGCGTCAGGGATTTGAAGATCATGCCCGGTTGGCAGCGATCGCTTCAACTCGGTTTGTCGTCCTCAGGGCTGATGAACCAGGCTTTTAAGGGAAAGCGATCGCTCCTTGCTTTCGCCCTAGCCTAGGAAAGCTTGCCTCAGCATCTAGCTTCTCCAGTCCTTGCCCAACCTTTTTCCTTCAAGTCATTCCTCAGGAGGTGATCGCGCTATGACCCCCCAAAGCTATACTCGACTCGTCCAATTTCTAGAAGAGGAATTGTCTCTTTCCTCATCAGCCATTTCCATGGCCCTGCGCCACTGCGAACAAGATCCGGGGCCCTTGCCGATGATCCTCTGGAAGTATGGCTTGATTACCTTGGAACAGCTTGATCGAATTTTTGACTGGCTGGAAACAGCCTAATTAGATTAAGGCAACCCGACCAACCGTCTGACTCCCCCCGATTGCTAGCTTCTCCACCAGCATCAGGGGGAGTTTTAGATTAGGCGTAGCGTGCCATCAAGGCATCTCGGGCCTGTTCACGATCGTCAAAATGCACCTTCTCCGTGCCCAAGATTTGATAGTCTTCGTGCCCTTTCCCAGCAATCAACACCCCATCCCCTGGCTTAGCCTGCAGGATGGCAGTGCGAATGGCCTCAGCGCGATCGCCAATCACCAGCGGCTCGGCGTCCGGTGCAATACCCGCCACAATGTCATCGAGGATCCGAGCTGGATCTTCGGTGCGCGGGTTATCGGAGGTGACAATGGCCACGTCAGACAAGCGGGCTGCAATATCGCCCATCTGTGGCCGCTTGGTGCGATCGCGATCGCCTCCACAGCCAAACACACAGATCATCTGCCCCCGAATAAACGGACGGGCCGCCTTCAGCAGGTTTTCCAGGCTGTCTGGCGTGTGGGCATAGTCCACAATGACGCTAATATCTTGCTTTTTATGAATCTGCACCTGTTCCATGCGCCCTGGCACGCCCGCAAATGTTGGTAGGCGCTGAGCGATCGCTTCTAGCTCCACGCCTAACTGCAGCGCTGCTCCAACGGCGGCCAAGAGGTTGGCTAAGTTAAACTGCCCCACGAGCGGCGACCGAAACGCGATCGCTCCTTTAGGCGTATGGAGTTGTCCCGATACCCCATCCACGCCATAAACCAAATCACTCGTCCATAAATCCGCGCTGGCATCTTGGGTGCTATAGGTCCACAATTGCTCTGCCGGCAAGCGTTCGCAGAGCTGCCGGCCATAGGAATCATCCCAATTCACCACAGCCCGCCCCGTCAGATAATCTGGCGTAAAGAGCAATGCCTTGGCGTTAAAGTAATCGTCTAAATCCTTGTGGAAATCTAGGTGATCTTGGGTCAAATTTGTGAACACCGCCACATCAAAGCTACAGCCCATCACCCGTCCTTGAGCTAGGGCGTGGGAACTGACCTCCATGACCCCAAACTGACTGCCGGCGCTCACCGCCGCCGCTAACTGCCGCTGGAGTTCTAAGGCAAAGGGTGTCGTATGCACCGCCGTTTCCTGATGCCCTGGCCAACGGGCATAGAGGGTGCCTAGCAGGGCTTTGGGGGTATCACCGAGGAGATATTCAATCAGGTGGGTGGTGGTCGTTTTGCCATTGGTGCCGGTCACGCCTACTAAGTGGAGCGATCGCGTCGGATGTCCATAGAAGCAGGCTGCTAGCTGGGCACAAACCTTCGGCATATCTTCCATGGGAATGACACAGCCCTCGGCCACCGCCGCTGGGTACTCCCCATCCGGTAAAGGCTTCTGGGCGGCGGCTGGAGACACTAGGGCAGCGATCGCTCCCGCTGCGATCGCCCCTCGCCAAAACTCGCCCCCATCCACCCGCGTTCCCGGCATTCCTAAAAATACATGCCCCGGCTGGCAGGCATGGGAATTGGTTGAAAGCCCTGTCACATCTTGATCCAACGCTGGATGATCGGGGAGATCCCTGTCCTGGATCACCGCTGCTAAGAGTTCACGCAATTTCATGTCAACACGTCCTCACATGCAATCCTTCTATTCTGGCTGATGACGACGCTGATATGTCTGTAGCATTTGCTCCACTTGAGCAATGCTGGCCCGGGGCGAGAGGCGCGGCAGACGCAGCGCACTGCCCTTGTCTACGCCCTCCGGTAAGACTGCCGAATCGGGCAACACCCACATCAGGATAGGAATCTCGTATTGATAGGCTTGAAACCAGTCATCCTGGGTCGTGATGTCTCGAATCTCTAGGGCGATCGCGACCGTGGTGACCTGCTCCAGTTTTTCCTGAAGACCCTCACAAAGATGACATCCAGGTTTGCTGTACAAGATCAGATGCATAGAGTCGGTAGGCAATGACGTCATAGGGCTCAGATAGCGAAGCACCAACTGCTATGGGTCGCAGTTGGTGCCTCACTCAAGTATTCACAGGGTTATATCGTTAAGGTCTTTATACGGGCTGACCTCATTTAATCTATTGCTAGAATGCCAGACCGCCAGAAAAATCGGTTGAATCATAATGTTTTCTTTATATTTACTTCTATGTGTTCCGGTTACGTTGCGTATCGTTTTGTTGCATGGACTGATGGGCCGAGAGAGAGGCTCCCAGCAGTTGGGATAGCCAAACTTCCAAAGCACGCACAGGATAGCAGCGGCGCGTTTGGGTTGGGGAGACCATGGGCTCGACTAAAATCGTAAACATGCCAAGACGATTTCCGGCCAGCACATCTGTAAATAGGCGATCGCCCACCATGCCCACTTGATGCACCGGAAAATCCATGGCCGCCACCGCCTGACGGAGTTTGCGGCGAGATGGTTTGCGTGCTCCTAAGATGTAGGGCACATCGAGGGATTGGGCGATCCGACTAATGCGGGTTTGGCTCAGGTTATTGCTGACCAACCATAGGGAGACAATGGGCTTGAGCCCTTCAATCCATTGATAGATTTCATCAGGAATATCCGCCGTGGAAATGGGTACTAGTGTCTCATCTACGTCCAGCACTAACCCACGCAGCCCATAGCGCTGAATCATCTCTGGCGTTAAGTCGAGTACTGAACTGCCCAGCACCAAATCGGGCTGTAGAAACTTGCTCAAATTAAATAGCCCCCAAAACAACAAACGAAAGGGTCGGTTAGCCCCCGCCACAACGGCACCTGGATCGCTCTTCAGAACTCTTGTGACTCCAGAGGTGTCCAGCACTCAGAGCGAAACAATCCATGCTGCACCCTAGAGCCATGGAGGATCTAGATTGGATCCAGCGGGGTGTATCTATCCATCACGACTCTTCAAGGGTACCTTGATTCAATTCACCCGATCCGCACTAGACGAGCGATCGCCATCGACTTCATCACGAATGCGGCCTTGAGCAGATTCATGCTCTTCCAAGGTGCGGCTAAACACATGGGTTCCATCATAGCGAGCCACAAAGTATAGGTACTCGGTATCGGCTGGATCTAAGGAGACCTCTAGGCTAGCCAAACCTGGACTCGAAATAGGAGTTGGGGGTAGACCTGGATTGATATAGGTATTGTAGGGAGAGGGCGTCCTCACCTCAGCTAAGGTCAAGGGTTGTTCGGGGGTTTGTTGAATGCCTAGACCATATTCCACCGTCGGGTCTGCACCGAGGGGGATGTCTTCTCGCAAGCGTTTTGCAAAGACACTGGCAATGAGGGGGCGCTCTTGTCCTACCACCGCCTCTTTTTCCACAATACTCGATAGGGTGACCCATTCCAGGATCGTATAAGAGGATTGAGAGGAGGACTCTTGATAAATCGGCAGGGCCACCGTCTCAAAGCGATCCAGCATTTGACGGATGACCATCTCTGCAGTCAGAGGGTAGGCAAGTTCGTAGGTATCGGGATAGAGAAACCCTTCGACGTGGGGTAGTCCCCTGGGCAGCCACGGATAGGCATCATAGGGAACCGCTTGGCTGGCTGCTATAAATTCATCGGCGGAAAATAATCCTTCTGCCTCAAAATAGGCGGCCATTTGCTGAATCGACCAACCTTCAGGAATGGTAAATTGCTGGGTTGCGACGTCTCCATCCCAGATTTGATCAGCGATCGCCACCATCGGGGTTGTGGGCGACAGCTCATATGTACCTGCTAAGAATCCCCCAGGGCGATCGCGCAGCATTTGCCAACGAGCCCAGAGATCCCAAGCAGTGGTTGACCGAATCAAGCCCACGGCCTTGAGATCTTGCCCAATCTGGCGTGCGGAGGTACCCGACGGAATTTCCATGCGGATCAGCGAATCGTCCGCCGTCAACGACGATGGGTCAGAACTGCTTAGTGCCGGCGTGGTCGCCCAACTCCACCAAGCCCATCCTTGCCAGCCTCCAAGAGCCAGCGTGGCTGGCAAGATGAGGATATAAAATAACGTTCGGGTAATGCGTTGCACAGCACGTATGAATGCGTCGATCAAAGAACATGCAAATCCTAATCCATGCAGCCCTGCCGCCGCGTGCCCCCAACGGATGAATCCCCTGCTTAGAGCCTGCCGCGCCCTAGAGCAGGGATCTCCAGTCTACTAATCGATATCCTCAAACAGCAGATCTTCTAGTTGTGGGCGTACGGTCTGAAATTCCTCGGGCGATAACAGTTCGGGAGTCTGCTGACCGTTGACGCGGGCGAAAAAGAGAAGCGGCTCTAGAGGGGTACAGAGCACATATTCTTGCTCTTCATAGAAAAAGGTTGCCAACATTTGAAACTGCTCGGTTTCATTGGCTTCTTCATCCTCACCAATGTTGAGGGTAATGATGTCGTCATCGACAGGATCAGGCAGATCTCCCTCAGCGGTTAGGGTAAAAGCTGTATGGGTGAGCATCAAATTCTGCTCTGCTAAAACAGCCCGAGCTGTGTCAAACACATCGACGACTTCCTCATCGTCAATATCGACCAGCACTTCTTCATCTTCTTCGTCGCCTTCTTCCCAAGCGAAAATTTCAATCGGCGCATGGACAGGAAGTAAGAGGAGGTATTTGGTGCCCTCAATATCCGCTGACTTTTCGACCGAACACAGGAGTAAACGCCCGTCTTCGTCAGCGAGGTGAATGGTCTCTACATTCAGATCTAAGTCGTCGTCATTCATCCCAAAAGTTCCCCGATTCGATGTAATCCTGGCAGCCCGTCGATGGAAAGTCCAGTGTGCTTTCGCTTGACCAGCCATCCGTGTTGAACAACACAGATACATGGCACACAGTATCGTAGCACGATGCCATGCATCTAGACCTGTGCGGATAAATTTATCGTAGACCCAAGATCCACAAGGGTACATCCCACGTTTTTAGCCCTTACCCTACACCACCTCTCCCACGTCGGGCGGTACGTTGAGCCCGGCTTCCCAAAAAAGGGAGAAGGGGGTAGGGGATAAGGGGCAACGTGCGAAACTGGGATGCTCCCAGCAACAACCTAGGAGATGCAGACAGGCTATGGGGTTACGCGATCGCTCTCCATGAGGTCGGGTCGCTGGGCCCCTTCATCTAGCCAGCGTTGCAGAATCAGGGCGGCGGCCTTGCGATCAATCAGCCCTTTATCGTGGGACACGCGTCGTTCTGCCTCGATCAATTCTTCTGCCTGCACCGAGGTCAGCCGTTCATCGACATAGACGACTGGGAGGTTCAACAGAGGCGTGATGCGATGGACAAATTTTTGTACCTGCCTAGCCTGCTGCCCCAGATGCCCATCCATGCAGTAGGGCAAGCCAATGACTAAGACCTGCACCTGGCGCTCACGGGCGATCGCCTGCAGTTGCTCGACCACCTGCTGAAACGATTGTCGCTCGATGGTGAACAGGCCAGTGGCAATTAAACCTGTACCGTCACAACCCGCGACACCAATGCGCCGCCGGCCGACATCCAGACCTAGTGCTGAAATGCGCTGCTTCACCTATCCCTGGGATCCTTCCATGGAATCGTGGTTCAAGAAAGGCAGGCGGCGATCGCTACTTTTCCCATCGGTGCTCGACGCTTCGGGGGAAGCGGGGGCCGAATCACCATGATCATCCCGCACCGTTCCGGAGACGGGGGGGATGGGATGGGCGGCAGGCATTGGGTTGGCTGCCGTTCGACCAAACATAGAAAATCGGCTGGGCACCGGTTTGCGGGCCGGCTGCAGACCCTGCAGTACCTCGGGCAGCGGCAAGTATTCGAAGGACACCGGCCGCGTTTCCCGCAGTTTATGCCACACCGACCGCGACATTAGCAAGGTGTGCTGGGTGCGCTCTGCCCCAATCTGGGCTAGATATTCTTCCCGCTCAGACTGATAGTCAGCCGAGGCTAGGCAAAGCTGCTGGGGTGGACAGTCTTGGGTCATGCGGGCCATTTGGGCGAGCAGTTCTGGGTAGAGCCAGGTGTAGGCTGGATGCACGGTCAACTCGGCGACGTGGGGACAGCGCCCATCACGACAAAGCTGTAGGTTGAAATAGCCGATCGCTGCCTTGCGCTGGGGCTCAAATACGTAGCCACTCACGCTGTCTACCCGCCGCACCCAATGCTGGACACCGTTGACTAAGGTTTGGAACACACCGGACTTAAAGTCTGGCGGTTGGCGATCAAAGACTTGGCGGACAAGCGGCGGCATGGCCACCGTGTCGAGCTGATGCAGCAAAAAGGCATCCGCGTTGCTCACCGGCAGCAGATTGGGGAGATCGGGCTCCCGCTGGGCCAAGGTTGTCAATAGATCAGGAGCGATCGCCCAGTAGGCCATCTGCGCCAAGGGCTGGAACCCCGTCTGTCGATAGACGCCCAAAGCCGCACTATCATTCACGTCTACCTCAATCATCCAGGTACGCGCTTCCCAGATATTTTGCAGGCAATAGCGCAGGAGTTGGGATGCCACATCCGTAGCCAAGAGCTTCACCTGCCCATCTACCAAGGTAGACTCCGCCGCAATTTGCTCCACCCGCCAGGTGCTGCGCGTCCGGTTGACGGGCGAGACCCGAATCATGCCGTGGGGCTGCCCAGCATGTTCTGCCACAAAGGCGCAGAGCATGTGTTGGAGAGGATTGGGCACCCAACTTAGACATTTCAGCACCCCGTACCAAGGCCGCATTTGCTCCATGGTGGGATGGGGCCCAGTGGGATGGTAGGAATGCTCGGCCGCCAATTCCTTCGAAGCAAGATGCTCAAGGGCGTCGAAATCTCGACCTTGCAAGGGGCGGATAGAGATACTCTGCGGGTGAGGAGATGCTGAAGTCATGAAAACTTGACATCCAGAGGGTGTGCTATATCCCTAGTCTACAGTGTCCAACTTCAGACGACGGGAAAAAGACGAGATTTGCAGCAATTCTCCCCGGCAAAATCATCAACTCCAATACCAGATGTCATTTTCTAGATCAAGGCAGCAAGACATCAAGCTGACTCATGGTTGCATCTGCTTCAGCAGCCTGGAGCTGAGAGCCGCAGGTCTAGGATTTCACTGGCATTGCTCCGTTGATGCTAGGCTTGGCGGTGGCACATTGTCGATATTCCTGTGGCTGATTCGAAGAAACCAACACGTTCATTTGCCAGGATTGCTGGCATTGTGGCGGCTGCCACGCTGATTAGTAAGATCTTTGGCCTGTTTCGTCAACAGGCGATCGCTGCTGCATTTGGGGTGGGGGCAGCCGTTGATGCCTACAACTTTGCCTACGTTATCCCTGGCTTTTTGCTCGTGCTGCTGGGGGGCATCAATGGCCCATTTCATAGCGCCATCGTCAGTGTTTTGGCCAAACGCCGGTCTGAAGACGAAGACATTGCTCCCCTGGTGGAAACCATCACGACATTGATCGGTGGTGTGTTGCTGCTGGTCACGATCGGGCTGATTATTTGGGCTGCTCCGTTGATTGACCTGGTGGCTCCGGGGCTGAATCAGTCGCCTGAAGGGTTAGAGATTCGAGCGATCGCCATCCAGCAACTGCGGATTATGGCTCCCATGGCCCTGCTTGCGGGTCTGATTGGCATTGGCTTTGGCACCCTCAACGCCGCCGATCAATATTGGCTGCCTTCCATCAGCCCCATCTTTTCCAGCGTGGCCCTCCTGGGTGGGTTAGGATTACTGGTGCTCCACCTGGGTAGCGCCGTCACCGATCCTGAGAATGCCGTACTCGGGGGCATGGTTTTAGCCTGGGGAACCTTGGCGGGGGCTGTGCTGCAGTGGCTAGTGCAGGTGCCGGCCCAATGGCGATCGGGCCTAGGGCGGCTGCGGCTACGCTTCAATATTCGTCGTCCTGGCGTCCAAGACATCGTCCGCATCCTCATGCCGGCCACCTTTTCCTCTGGCATGATGCAGATCAATGTCTACACTGATCTTTTCTTTGCCTCCTATCTACCCCAAGCCGCTGCCGCTTTGGGCTATGCCAACTTGCTGGTGCAAACGCCCCTCGGCATCATTTCCAACGTAATTTTGGTGCCCTTTTTACCCATCCTGTCCCGGCTATCCGGCATCGAAAGCCGCACGGAATTTAAGCAGCGCATTGGCCAAGGCATGATGCTCACCGCCGTCACCATGCTGCCCCTGAGCGCTCTGATGATGACCCTAGCCTTTCCCATTGTGCGGGTGGTCTATGAACGCTACGCCTTTGACCAAAGCGCCTCCCGGTTGGTGACGTCCGTCCTGATCGCCTACGGTCTCGGCATGTTTGTTTACCTAGGGCGAGATGTCTTAGTGCGGGTGTTCTATGCCCTTGGTGATGGCGACACGCCCTTTCGGGTGAGTATTTTCAACATTTTTCTGAATGCCCTGCTCGACTACTGGCTGATCCAAGCCTTTGGTGCCCCAGGACTCGTGCTAGCCACCGTGGGGGTCAACCTCGTCTCTATGGTGATGTTTTTGTGGCTGCTGGATCGCCGCTTGGATGGTCTACCTTGGCGAACCTGGAGTCTGCCCTTTTTAGGACTGGTGGGAGCCAGTACCGTTGCAGCGGGGCTCTGTTGGGGAAGCCGGTGGGGATTAGAAGAGCTGCTGGGTACGGAAGGATTTTTCATTCAAGTCCTACAGCTTTGTATTGCTGGATCGATTGGTTTGGCGGGATTTGGGGCGATCGCCAGTCGATTGGGCATCCCGGAATTTGACATGGTGGTTGGCCGGATTAGCCAACGCCTACGTCGTTCTGGGGATTAATCGAGGGAGATCCAAACTATCCTAAGTTCTTGCCCTGTGTTAGCAATGGGAAGCCGTTTGGGCACATTAAGCTCGCATTGCAAGCTCGTATAGATAAATCATCAGCAGCATCTACAGAACTGACGCAAGACTGCACGATCATTCCACACAATATCTTCAAATGAATATCGTCCAACTGCGTCAGTTCTGATCTAGACTTCGTTCCTAAGCCGTGGAGATGGCTTAGCCATGATTGAGCGGCCGTTATCTATGACAGATGAGGGCGATCGCCAGTCAGGTCTTCAATGTACTTAACCATACTGAATTCTCAGGAAGGTCGTGAGTTGTGGCAGAGTTTATCGGCACAGAGAATGGTGAGATTCTGACAGGCACTCCCCTAGATGACGTTATCTTCGGGTTGGGCGGGGGTGACGCTATCTTCGGTGAGGATGGCAACGATACGCTGTATGGAGGTGCCGGTGACGATCGCCTCTTAGGTGGCGAGGGCAACGACACCCTAGATGGTGGCGAAGGCAACGATACCCTGGAAGGCGGCAACGGCAACGACGTTTTACTAGGCGGCAGCGGCAACGATCAACTCTCTGGCAATGATG is part of the Leptolyngbya sp. CCY15150 genome and encodes:
- the tsaB gene encoding tRNA (adenosine(37)-N6)-threonylcarbamoyltransferase complex dimerization subunit type 1 TsaB, translated to MTSASPSYALAIHTSSPDLGLAMASLADLSSSDQSSSDLSSSDLSSSDRSGSDLSHYDRSHADLFGDRRSQVWPLGREISSQLHLYLQDFLQPHTWSDLAYLAVAIGPGSFTGTRIGVVTARTLAQQLKIPLFGISSLGAIAWQAAAPMYHTDPDRPIQIAVHMAAQRQSVHGAIYRMQRSPQDGQATLVALVPDAVFSQEGWQACLAAHPKPDHWVEAIDGLGESVVSILTLAHLAWQQGHRPDWSSVLPTYGQSPV
- a CDS encoding DUF2949 domain-containing protein produces the protein MTPQSYTRLVQFLEEELSLSSSAISMALRHCEQDPGPLPMILWKYGLITLEQLDRIFDWLETA
- a CDS encoding UDP-N-acetylmuramoyl-L-alanyl-D-glutamate--2,6-diaminopimelate ligase; this encodes MKLRELLAAVIQDRDLPDHPALDQDVTGLSTNSHACQPGHVFLGMPGTRVDGGEFWRGAIAAGAIAALVSPAAAQKPLPDGEYPAAVAEGCVIPMEDMPKVCAQLAACFYGHPTRSLHLVGVTGTNGKTTTTHLIEYLLGDTPKALLGTLYARWPGHQETAVHTTPFALELQRQLAAAVSAGSQFGVMEVSSHALAQGRVMGCSFDVAVFTNLTQDHLDFHKDLDDYFNAKALLFTPDYLTGRAVVNWDDSYGRQLCERLPAEQLWTYSTQDASADLWTSDLVYGVDGVSGQLHTPKGAIAFRSPLVGQFNLANLLAAVGAALQLGVELEAIAQRLPTFAGVPGRMEQVQIHKKQDISVIVDYAHTPDSLENLLKAARPFIRGQMICVFGCGGDRDRTKRPQMGDIAARLSDVAIVTSDNPRTEDPARILDDIVAGIAPDAEPLVIGDRAEAIRTAILQAKPGDGVLIAGKGHEDYQILGTEKVHFDDREQARDALMARYA
- a CDS encoding glutaredoxin family protein — protein: MHLILYSKPGCHLCEGLQEKLEQVTTVAIALEIRDITTQDDWFQAYQYEIPILMWVLPDSAVLPEGVDKGSALRLPRLSPRASIAQVEQMLQTYQRRHQPE
- a CDS encoding YqeG family HAD IIIA-type phosphatase, encoding MSKFLQPDLVLGSSVLDLTPEMIQRYGLRGLVLDVDETLVPISTADIPDEIYQWIEGLKPIVSLWLVSNNLSQTRISRIAQSLDVPYILGARKPSRRKLRQAVAAMDFPVHQVGMVGDRLFTDVLAGNRLGMFTILVEPMVSPTQTRRCYPVRALEVWLSQLLGASLSAHQSMQQNDTQRNRNT
- the mltG gene encoding endolytic transglycosylase MltG, whose translation is MQRITRTLFYILILPATLALGGWQGWAWWSWATTPALSSSDPSSLTADDSLIRMEIPSGTSARQIGQDLKAVGLIRSTTAWDLWARWQMLRDRPGGFLAGTYELSPTTPMVAIADQIWDGDVATQQFTIPEGWSIQQMAAYFEAEGLFSADEFIAASQAVPYDAYPWLPRGLPHVEGFLYPDTYELAYPLTAEMVIRQMLDRFETVALPIYQESSSQSSYTILEWVTLSSIVEKEAVVGQERPLIASVFAKRLREDIPLGADPTVEYGLGIQQTPEQPLTLAEVRTPSPYNTYINPGLPPTPISSPGLASLEVSLDPADTEYLYFVARYDGTHVFSRTLEEHESAQGRIRDEVDGDRSSSADRVN
- a CDS encoding DUF3727 domain-containing protein; translation: MNDDDLDLNVETIHLADEDGRLLLCSVEKSADIEGTKYLLLLPVHAPIEIFAWEEGDEEDEEVLVDIDDEEVVDVFDTARAVLAEQNLMLTHTAFTLTAEGDLPDPVDDDIITLNIGEDEEANETEQFQMLATFFYEEQEYVLCTPLEPLLFFARVNGQQTPELLSPEEFQTVRPQLEDLLFEDID
- the ruvX gene encoding Holliday junction resolvase RuvX, whose product is MKQRISALGLDVGRRRIGVAGCDGTGLIATGLFTIERQSFQQVVEQLQAIARERQVQVLVIGLPYCMDGHLGQQARQVQKFVHRITPLLNLPVVYVDERLTSVQAEELIEAERRVSHDKGLIDRKAAALILQRWLDEGAQRPDLMESDRVTP
- a CDS encoding GNAT family N-acetyltransferase, producing MTSASPHPQSISIRPLQGRDFDALEHLASKELAAEHSYHPTGPHPTMEQMRPWYGVLKCLSWVPNPLQHMLCAFVAEHAGQPHGMIRVSPVNRTRSTWRVEQIAAESTLVDGQVKLLATDVASQLLRYCLQNIWEARTWMIEVDVNDSAALGVYRQTGFQPLAQMAYWAIAPDLLTTLAQREPDLPNLLPVSNADAFLLHQLDTVAMPPLVRQVFDRQPPDFKSGVFQTLVNGVQHWVRRVDSVSGYVFEPQRKAAIGYFNLQLCRDGRCPHVAELTVHPAYTWLYPELLAQMARMTQDCPPQQLCLASADYQSEREEYLAQIGAERTQHTLLMSRSVWHKLRETRPVSFEYLPLPEVLQGLQPARKPVPSRFSMFGRTAANPMPAAHPIPPVSGTVRDDHGDSAPASPEASSTDGKSSDRRLPFLNHDSMEGSQG
- the murJ gene encoding murein biosynthesis integral membrane protein MurJ, whose amino-acid sequence is MADSKKPTRSFARIAGIVAAATLISKIFGLFRQQAIAAAFGVGAAVDAYNFAYVIPGFLLVLLGGINGPFHSAIVSVLAKRRSEDEDIAPLVETITTLIGGVLLLVTIGLIIWAAPLIDLVAPGLNQSPEGLEIRAIAIQQLRIMAPMALLAGLIGIGFGTLNAADQYWLPSISPIFSSVALLGGLGLLVLHLGSAVTDPENAVLGGMVLAWGTLAGAVLQWLVQVPAQWRSGLGRLRLRFNIRRPGVQDIVRILMPATFSSGMMQINVYTDLFFASYLPQAAAALGYANLLVQTPLGIISNVILVPFLPILSRLSGIESRTEFKQRIGQGMMLTAVTMLPLSALMMTLAFPIVRVVYERYAFDQSASRLVTSVLIAYGLGMFVYLGRDVLVRVFYALGDGDTPFRVSIFNIFLNALLDYWLIQAFGAPGLVLATVGVNLVSMVMFLWLLDRRLDGLPWRTWSLPFLGLVGASTVAAGLCWGSRWGLEELLGTEGFFIQVLQLCIAGSIGLAGFGAIASRLGIPEFDMVVGRISQRLRRSGD